The Pseudomonadota bacterium genome contains the following window.
TGTCCGTTATCATCTGCTCGGCGATGGCCCGCTGCGTGCGTCGCTTGAAACCCTGTGCCGAGACCTCGGTCTTGCTGGCGCCGTTCAGTTCCATGGCTGGTGCGACCAGCGCGAAGTCGTCCGGGTGCTCGACCGCTGCCACCTCTTCGTAGCCCCCAGCGTGACAGCCGACAACGGCGACCAGGACGCGCCCGTCAACACGCTCAAGGAGGCCATGGCGATGGGGCTGCCCGTGGTCGCGACGCGTCATGGCGGCATTCCCGAGCTCGTCGAGGACCGCGTTTCGGGTCACCTCGTGCCCGAGCGCGATGCCGCCGCTATCGAACGGGCTTTAAGCACCCTGTTGGACGCACCGGAGCGCTGGCCGGCGTATGGCGAGCAAGGGCGCGCCGCTGTGGAGCGCAAGTACGACATGGAAAAGCTCAACGATGAGCTCGTGGACCTCTACCGGCGTTTGGTCGGGTCGGATTCCAGGCGAGAAAACCGCACGGGCGCCACCACGGCGGCGGGTAGCATGGATCCGGGGATCGCGCTGTCTCGCGGGAGCGCAAGCTCATGAGCAAGCGCAGTGTCATCGGCAAGCGCAGTGTCATCGGCAAGCGCAGTGTGGAGCAACCCGCATGAAGCACGTGCGCTTCGGCAAGACGGAGCTCGCCCTCTCGCGTCTCGGTATGGGTTGTCATTCCCTGGGTACTGCTCACCGTGCGGTCGGCTGGGATCCTTTCCACCCCGACGGAATGCGCGCAGCTCGGCGAACCGTGCGGGCGGCGCTCGATGCCGGCATCAACGTCTTCGACACCTCGCCTGATTACGGTGACGGCCTCAGCGAACGAATCCTCGGCCAGGCTCTGGCCGGATGCAGGGAACGAGTCGTGCTCGCGTCGAAAGTGGACTATGGGCCGTCAACCACGGCTGCCGACGTCGAGCGGAGTGTGCTGGCGTCCCTGGGGAGGCTGCGCACCGATTACCTCGACATCGTCCAGTTCCACGGGGGCAACTACTCCGCTGCTGCGCTACGGCGGATCGTGCACGGCGGTCTTCTGGACACGCTATGCAGACTCCGACAACAGGGCCGGGTGCGCCATCTCGGACTCACGGTGCTCGATGCCATCACCGCGAGGGAGCTGATCGAACGCTCCGAGCTTTCCGTGGCCCAGCTGCTCTATCACATCGGCGAGCAGGCGGCTGCACGGCACGCGCTCGACTGGTGCGCTCGCGAGGACCTTGGCGTCTGTGTGATGCGCCCGCTCACGGCCGGGGCGTTTCAACAGATGATGAGCGGGCTGGTGCCGGCGCGCTTGACCGCTGCCGAGTTGAACGAGCTCTGTCTCGAGTTCGTGCTTAGCGACCCCCGCGTGCACGTCGTGCACGCGGGTATGCGCTGGGAGCATGAGGTCCAGACGAACGCCGAGGTCGTGGATCGGTTCAGGCCGGCGCTGGATGTATCCACGCTGCCGCGCAGTGTGGGGCAACGAGCCCGCCAAGAAGACCGTGACGGCACAGGACCGCGGCATTCCGTTCGGTCCGATGCCCGAGCGGCCGTAGCTGGAACGCGGCGGTGACCGGAGAATCCGTGAAACATACCGCGTACGTTCCTCCCGGCGACGCAA
Protein-coding sequences here:
- a CDS encoding glycosyltransferase; this encodes PSEFTRLAAGYLRSARTLEHDRLKFFHRAAVLLGLPDYDVVHCQFGNLAPEVMRLRQCGLLHGKLVTIFRGHDISRYVAQNGPDVYAKLFREGDFFLANCDFFRSKAIALGCPPHRIAVHGSGIDLRRFCFRPRAAPKDGVVHIATTGRLVEKKGTEYALRGLAGLIRAGRRVRYHLLGDGPLRASLETLCRDLGLAGAVQFHGWCDQREVVRVLDRCHLFVAPSVTADNGDQDAPVNTLKEAMAMGLPVVATRHGGIPELVEDRVSGHLVPERDAAAIERALSTLLDAPERWPAYGEQGRAAVERKYDMEKLNDELVDLYRRLVGSDSRRENRTGATTAAGSMDPGIALSRGSASS
- a CDS encoding aldo/keto reductase — protein: MKHVRFGKTELALSRLGMGCHSLGTAHRAVGWDPFHPDGMRAARRTVRAALDAGINVFDTSPDYGDGLSERILGQALAGCRERVVLASKVDYGPSTTAADVERSVLASLGRLRTDYLDIVQFHGGNYSAAALRRIVHGGLLDTLCRLRQQGRVRHLGLTVLDAITARELIERSELSVAQLLYHIGEQAAARHALDWCAREDLGVCVMRPLTAGAFQQMMSGLVPARLTAAELNELCLEFVLSDPRVHVVHAGMRWEHEVQTNAEVVDRFRPALDVSTLPRSVGQRARQEDRDGTGPRHSVRSDARAAVAGTRR